The following proteins come from a genomic window of Tepidisphaeraceae bacterium:
- a CDS encoding FAD-dependent oxidoreductase, with protein sequence MATVTTDSPAAISSVNIVAFPTLDANDLAALRPLATLCDYDDGAMIFRAGDADIDLFIVETGGIEIRNPADDDRHIVTHGPGQFAGDIDLLTRRPVIVNACAAGVSRLLRVPGARLREVLNRVPQLGEKMLIAALERRRLLAQSDALGLRVVGPGACRDTTVVREFLFKNFVPHRWYDTTSDTGRALMARWGSPKKSPVIECSDGQLLLNPPLRELARSAGIWRDCPIDVVDLAIIGGGPAGMTAAVYAASEGVSTVVLDRLGPGGQAAGSSKIENFIGFPSGLSGAELAMRGVLQMLKFGARMVAPINVERLVPATAPGLTHELHLDCGSTLRARTVLLAAGVNWRRLEAQGAARFESAGIHYACTSVEALLYDTQDVAVVGAGNSAGQAAMFLADCCRDRQVHLLVRKRLGPGMSDYLVGRIRTAPNITVHEGVQIDAVHGERRLESVTLRGYHTTDGSRTNIETLDPLPVAAVFVFIGAEPGCAWLPETVARDKLGYVLTGIDALRAGKWPLTDREPCPLETTLPGLLAAGDIRAGSTKRVGFAVGDGSLAVTCVHKLMAMRG encoded by the coding sequence ATGGCCACCGTCACAACCGATTCGCCCGCGGCAATCTCTTCAGTAAACATCGTGGCGTTCCCAACGTTGGACGCCAACGATTTGGCGGCACTGAGGCCACTGGCGACGTTATGCGACTATGACGACGGGGCAATGATTTTCCGTGCCGGAGACGCCGACATCGACCTCTTCATTGTCGAGACCGGTGGTATCGAGATCCGCAACCCAGCTGACGATGATCGGCACATCGTCACGCATGGTCCGGGGCAGTTCGCTGGAGACATCGACCTGCTCACGCGCCGTCCCGTGATCGTCAATGCCTGCGCCGCCGGCGTCAGCCGGTTGCTGCGCGTGCCGGGCGCGCGCTTGCGCGAGGTGTTGAACCGTGTGCCGCAACTCGGCGAGAAGATGCTGATCGCGGCGCTAGAGCGGCGGCGGTTGCTGGCGCAGTCGGACGCGCTGGGGTTGCGCGTGGTGGGCCCGGGCGCTTGTCGCGACACGACGGTCGTGCGCGAGTTCCTGTTCAAGAACTTCGTGCCGCACCGCTGGTACGACACTACCTCCGACACTGGCCGCGCGCTGATGGCGCGATGGGGTTCACCGAAGAAATCGCCGGTCATCGAATGCAGCGACGGTCAGCTGTTGCTCAACCCCCCGCTGCGCGAACTGGCGCGCAGCGCCGGCATTTGGCGCGATTGCCCGATCGACGTCGTCGACCTGGCGATCATCGGTGGTGGGCCGGCCGGCATGACGGCGGCGGTGTACGCGGCGTCGGAAGGCGTCTCGACCGTCGTCCTCGATCGCCTCGGGCCCGGTGGGCAGGCGGCGGGATCATCGAAGATCGAAAACTTCATTGGATTCCCCAGCGGACTGTCGGGCGCGGAACTGGCGATGCGCGGCGTGCTACAGATGCTGAAGTTCGGCGCGCGAATGGTCGCGCCCATCAATGTCGAACGTCTCGTGCCCGCAACCGCGCCGGGGCTTACGCACGAGCTGCACCTCGATTGTGGCAGCACGCTGCGCGCCCGCACCGTGCTGCTGGCCGCCGGTGTGAACTGGCGACGCCTGGAGGCCCAAGGCGCGGCGCGCTTTGAGTCAGCCGGCATTCATTATGCCTGCACCAGCGTCGAGGCGCTGCTGTACGACACGCAGGACGTCGCCGTGGTCGGCGCCGGCAACAGCGCGGGACAGGCCGCGATGTTCCTGGCCGACTGCTGCCGCGATCGGCAGGTTCACCTGCTGGTGCGCAAGCGCCTGGGCCCCGGCATGTCGGACTACCTCGTCGGTCGCATTCGCACCGCGCCAAACATCACCGTGCACGAAGGTGTGCAGATCGACGCGGTCCACGGCGAGCGCCGGTTGGAGAGCGTCACGCTGCGCGGCTACCACACGACCGACGGCTCGCGGACGAACATCGAGACGCTCGACCCGCTACCCGTGGCCGCGGTCTTCGTCTTCATCGGCGCCGAGCCCGGCTGCGCGTGGCTGCCCGAGACGGTCGCGCGCGACAAGCTCGGCTACGTGCTGACCGGCATTGATGCGCTGCGCGCCGGCAAGTGGCCGTTGACCGATCGCGAGCCCTGCCCGCTGGAGACCACGTTGCCGGGCCTTCTGGCTGCCGGCGACATTCGCGCGGGATCTACCAAGCGCGTGGGGTTCGCTGTCGGTGATGGCTCGCTCGCGGTCACCTGTGTCCATAAGCTTATGGCGATGCGCGGTTAG
- a CDS encoding Ig-like domain-containing protein — translation MMHTRNRKTAHPTIEKLEDRRLLSASPAITNVVLVDAGKDQVVGKLDHGATIDVAKYPGGISVRADVNSAATSVKFGLGSNDKLRIENDSPYTIAGDAQPSDYWAWRPKLGWNLVKIKAFSKDGATGRSSPTKEIAIKVVNSAVSGGSTSKPTPSPTPSPAPAPSTGSTVTAKSPTNGNSAPSVSFINPTNNAEQAHPGNYVVRVNAHDSDGKIAKVEFFANGRMIDSTVDAPYSAAWTNVATGKYTLTARATDDDGAQKLSSITVTIKNPTRDQTFYVSTSGNDKNSGGSTSSAFRTIGKAASIAGAGDTVVILPGTYRESVGLKNSGTATAPITFKAQKPGTVFIDGADHMGGWSREGSSHVYSTKWDLDFFLNGYRYHGSVKETGYAEQFIYNNKALTQVTSRSSLSAGEFYVDWNANKVYVWLPDNADARKKTVMGSKRQTLMTSQSYQNAKYITIDGLNFRHAANFPQQPVVKTSDGWVVKNSKLELMNAVPLGIYGNNVLIQNNVMANNGHTGLTGQATNTLLVDNEVYGNNTRGFRATWESGGGKMTRTVGLYVLNHNTYNNRGPGFWLDIDNKEFVIDGGFFHDNRGINNDYEGCGLLIELNSGPGRVQNASFYGNTSSGGLGIAETPYMSIRGNYFGGGDRFELRNIANRPFSIKHVKIESNKFENSMIANANPNFDVNSFRKLNVTASHNVFDNASNIPWYYWRGVKYFSGSSIASALGVDKTASAGSVTIPKP, via the coding sequence ATGATGCACACCCGCAATCGCAAAACGGCTCACCCGACCATCGAGAAGCTCGAAGATCGTCGCTTACTGTCCGCTAGCCCCGCGATCACCAATGTGGTCCTGGTTGATGCTGGCAAGGATCAGGTCGTGGGCAAGCTGGATCATGGCGCCACGATCGACGTGGCCAAGTACCCGGGTGGCATCAGCGTTCGCGCCGACGTGAACAGCGCCGCGACCAGCGTGAAGTTTGGCTTGGGCAGCAACGACAAGCTTCGCATTGAGAACGACTCGCCGTACACGATCGCCGGCGACGCCCAGCCGTCGGACTACTGGGCCTGGCGGCCGAAGCTTGGTTGGAACCTCGTGAAGATTAAGGCGTTCAGCAAGGACGGCGCGACCGGCCGGTCCAGCCCGACCAAGGAAATTGCGATCAAGGTCGTTAACTCGGCCGTCAGTGGTGGCAGCACCTCCAAACCGACTCCTTCGCCGACGCCTTCGCCTGCACCGGCTCCCAGCACCGGTTCGACCGTGACCGCCAAATCGCCGACCAACGGCAACTCGGCCCCCAGCGTGTCGTTCATCAACCCGACCAACAACGCCGAGCAGGCCCACCCTGGCAACTACGTCGTACGCGTGAACGCCCATGATTCGGACGGGAAGATCGCGAAGGTCGAGTTCTTCGCCAACGGCCGCATGATCGACAGCACCGTCGACGCGCCCTACAGCGCCGCTTGGACGAACGTCGCGACCGGCAAGTACACCCTGACCGCCCGCGCCACCGACGACGACGGTGCCCAGAAGCTCAGCTCGATCACCGTCACGATCAAGAACCCAACGCGGGACCAGACGTTCTACGTCAGCACCAGCGGCAACGATAAGAACAGCGGCGGCAGCACGTCGAGCGCGTTCCGGACGATCGGCAAGGCTGCCAGCATCGCCGGGGCTGGCGACACCGTCGTCATCCTGCCCGGCACCTACCGCGAATCGGTCGGGCTGAAGAACAGCGGCACCGCGACGGCGCCGATCACGTTCAAGGCCCAGAAGCCAGGCACGGTCTTCATCGACGGCGCCGACCACATGGGCGGCTGGAGCCGCGAGGGGTCGAGCCACGTCTACAGCACCAAGTGGGATCTGGACTTCTTCCTGAACGGTTACCGCTACCACGGCAGCGTGAAGGAGACCGGGTACGCTGAGCAGTTCATCTACAACAATAAGGCGCTGACGCAGGTGACGAGCCGGTCGTCCCTGAGCGCCGGCGAGTTCTACGTCGACTGGAACGCCAACAAGGTGTACGTCTGGTTGCCCGACAACGCTGACGCTCGCAAGAAGACCGTGATGGGATCGAAGCGCCAGACGCTGATGACGTCCCAGTCTTATCAGAACGCCAAGTACATCACGATCGACGGCCTGAACTTCCGCCACGCCGCCAACTTCCCGCAGCAGCCGGTCGTGAAGACGAGCGATGGTTGGGTCGTGAAGAACTCGAAGTTGGAACTGATGAACGCGGTTCCGCTGGGCATCTACGGCAACAACGTCCTGATCCAGAACAACGTGATGGCCAACAACGGGCACACGGGCCTGACGGGCCAAGCGACGAACACGCTGCTGGTTGACAACGAGGTCTACGGCAACAACACGCGTGGCTTCCGCGCGACGTGGGAGTCGGGAGGTGGCAAGATGACCCGTACGGTCGGCCTGTACGTGCTGAACCACAACACGTACAACAACCGGGGCCCCGGATTCTGGCTCGACATCGACAATAAGGAATTCGTGATCGACGGTGGGTTTTTCCACGATAACCGTGGCATCAACAACGACTACGAGGGTTGCGGTCTGCTGATCGAGTTGAACAGCGGCCCCGGCCGTGTCCAGAACGCCAGCTTCTACGGCAACACGTCCTCGGGTGGCCTCGGTATCGCCGAGACCCCGTACATGTCGATCCGGGGTAATTACTTCGGCGGTGGTGATCGCTTCGAATTGCGGAACATCGCCAACCGGCCGTTCTCGATCAAGCATGTGAAGATCGAATCCAACAAGTTCGAAAACTCGATGATCGCCAACGCGAATCCAAACTTTGACGTCAACTCGTTCCGCAAGCTGAACGTCACGGCCAGCCATAACGTCTTCGATAACGCGAGCAACATCCCGTGGTACTACTGGCGCGGCGTCAAGTACTTCAGCGGTTCGTCCATCGCGTCGGCGCTAGGCGTCGATAAGACGGCCAGCGCGGGATCGGTCACCATTCCGAAGCCATAA
- a CDS encoding AEC family transporter codes for MADVLLNIIAPIVLLAALGALMRVKFAIDLATLSKLNIYLFIPAFVFYAVATSQLAGPQMLGVVVICTLQVLTLWAIMELIGRWLRVRRDVLSVVTLSVVFYNCGNYGLPLAMLAFPGQDAAAVQAFVILAINLLIFTLGMVIASSARQGSLGPSVVAALRLPIIPALVAALAARWWTGGDAALLPTVIREPARYLAAGLVPIALITLGAQLASNPRWPRWKPVSLVLVLRLIAAPIHTAILLWVLHRTGWTPVQVTPDVARMLILTTATPAAVNVLLLTLELGGDTDLAAQCVFWSTVLSCFTIAGWLMVIQAY; via the coding sequence ATGGCCGACGTCCTCCTCAACATCATCGCGCCCATCGTGCTGCTGGCGGCGCTGGGCGCGCTGATGCGGGTGAAGTTCGCGATCGACCTCGCAACGCTATCAAAGCTCAACATCTACCTGTTCATCCCCGCGTTCGTCTTTTACGCGGTGGCGACGAGCCAGCTCGCCGGCCCGCAGATGCTGGGCGTGGTCGTCATCTGCACGCTGCAGGTGCTGACGCTCTGGGCGATCATGGAATTGATTGGCCGCTGGTTGCGCGTGCGGCGGGATGTGCTGAGCGTGGTGACGCTGTCGGTCGTCTTCTACAACTGCGGTAATTACGGGTTACCCTTGGCGATGCTGGCCTTCCCCGGGCAGGACGCCGCGGCGGTTCAGGCGTTTGTGATCCTCGCGATCAACCTGCTGATCTTTACGCTGGGCATGGTCATCGCGTCATCGGCGCGGCAGGGCAGCTTGGGCCCGAGCGTCGTCGCGGCGCTGCGGTTGCCGATCATTCCTGCGCTGGTCGCAGCGTTGGCGGCGCGATGGTGGACCGGTGGCGACGCTGCGCTGTTGCCGACGGTGATCCGCGAGCCGGCCCGCTACTTGGCCGCCGGTCTGGTGCCGATCGCGCTGATCACGCTCGGCGCGCAGCTGGCGAGTAACCCGCGATGGCCGCGGTGGAAACCGGTGTCGCTCGTGCTGGTGTTGCGGCTGATCGCCGCGCCGATTCACACGGCCATCCTGTTGTGGGTGCTGCATCGAACCGGGTGGACACCGGTGCAGGTCACGCCCGACGTGGCGAGAATGCTGATCCTTACCACTGCTACCCCCGCTGCCGTCAACGTGCTGCTGCTGACGCTCGAACTGGGCGGCGACACCGACCTGGCCGCCCAGTGCGTGTTCTGGTCAACCGTGCTCTCGTGCTTCACGATCGCGGGTTGGCTGATGGTGATTCAGGCGTATTAG